A window of Oncorhynchus keta strain PuntledgeMale-10-30-2019 chromosome 27, Oket_V2, whole genome shotgun sequence contains these coding sequences:
- the LOC118360177 gene encoding intermediate filament protein ON3-like, with the protein MSVRKTTSYTVKSSSSGAAPRSFSSMSYSGPSQGVSRQSYSARSSYGGANRGMGGGFGAGGGGGSYISSSSAYGGGMGLGMGMGMGMGGISHAPITAVQVNKSLLAPLNLDIDPNIQIVRTHEKEQIKGLNNRFASFIDKVRFLEQQNKMLETKWGLLQGQTTTRSNIDAMFEAYIANLRRQLDSLGNDKMRLEADLHNMQGLVEDFKNKYEDEINKRTECENDFVLIKKDVDEAYMNKVELEAKLESLTDEINFLRQIYEEELRELQCQIKDTSVVVEMDNSRNLDMDAIVAEVRAQYEDVANKSRAEAETWYKSKYEEMQTSATRYGDDLRSTKTEISDLNRMIQRLQSEIDSVKGQRANLENQIAEAEERGEMAVKDAKLRIRDLEDALQRAKQDMARQIREYQDLMNVKLALDIEIATYRKLLEGEEDRLATGIKSINITKQSSSYNSFPSESVNSSYTSGYSSGFGGGYGSGYGGGSSYSSGSGYGGGSRYGGGSGTSVTTQNKKSVVIKMIETKDGKVVSESSEVVDE; encoded by the exons ATGTCGGTCAGGAAAACCACCAGCTACACCGTCAAGTCCTCTTCCTCCGGGGCAGCCCCTCGCAGCTTTAGCAGCATGTCCTACTCTGGACCCAGCCAGGGGGTCTCTCGCCAGAGCTATAGCGCCCGCAGCTCCTATGGAGGGGCCAACAGAGGCATGGGAGGTGGGTTCGGGGCCGGTGGTGGAGGCGGCAGCTACATTTCCAGCTCCTCTGCCTATGGAGGTGGCATGGgcctggggatggggatggggatggggatgggtggTATCTCTCATGCCCCCATCACTGCTGTCCAAGTGAACAAGAGCCTGCTTGCCCCCCTCAACCTGGATATCGACCCCAACATCCAGATCGTCCGCACCCATGAGAAAGAACAGATCAAGGGCCTCAACAACCGCTTTGCCTCTTTCATCGATAAG GTACGCTTCCTGGAACAGCAGAACAAAATGCTGGAGACCAAGTGGGGTCTCCTCCAGGGACAGACCACCACCCGCTCCAACATTGATGCCATGTTTGAGGCCTACATCGCCAACCTGCGCAGACAGCTGGACAGCCTGGGTAACGACAAGATGAGGCTGGAGGCTGACCTGCACAACATGCAGGGTCTGGTCGAGGACTTCAAGAACAA GTATGAAGATGAGATCAACAAGCGTACAGAGTGTGAAAATGACTTTGTGCTCATTAAGAAG GACGTGGATGAGGCGTACATGAACAAAGTTGAGCTGGAGGCTAAGCTGGAGAGCCTGACCGATGAAATTAACTTCCTGAGGCAGATCTATGAGGAG gAGCTGCGTGAGCTTCAGTGCCAGATTAAGGACACCTCAGTGGTGGTGGAGATGGACAACAGCCGTAACCTAGACATGGATGCCATCGTGGCTGAAGTGCGCGCCCAGTATGAGGACGTCGCCAACAAGAGCCGGGCCGAGGCGGAGACATGGTACAAGAGCAAG TATGAGGAGATGCAGACATCTGCCACCAGATATGGGGATGACCTGAGATCCACCAAGACAGAGATCTCCGACCTGAACCGTATGATTCAGAGGCTGCAGTCTGAGATTGACTCCGTCAAGGGACAG CGTGCCAACCTGGAGAACCAGATAGCCGAGGCTGAGGAGCGCGGGGAGATGGCAGTGAAGGACGCCAAGCTCCGcatcagagacctggaggatgcCCTACAGAGAGCCAAGCAGGACATGGCCCGCCAGATCAGGGAATACCAGGACCTGATGAACGTCAAACTGGCCCTGGACATTGAGATCGCCACCTACAGGAAACtgctggaaggagaggaggacag GCTAGCAACTGGTATCAAGTCCATCAACATAACCAAACAGAGCT CTAGCTACAACTCCTTCCCCTCTGAGAGTGTTAACAGCAGCTACACTAGCGGCTACTCCAGTGGCTTCGGTGGTGGATACGGCAGTGGATACGGCGGTGGCAGCAGCTACAGCTCTGGTAGCGGCTATGGCGGCGGCAGCCGCTACGGCGGCGGCAGCGGCACCAGCGTCACCACCCAGAACAAGAAGAGTGTTGTCATCAAGATGATCGAGACCAAGGATGGCAAAGTTGTTTCCGAGTCCTCTGAAGTGGTCGATGAATGA